In Calditrichota bacterium, the genomic window GTAGATGCCACCGATGCGAATTTTGAAGACGTTGTCCTGAAATCACCCGTACCTGTGATTGTGGATATGTGGGCGGAATGGTGTGGCCCCTGTAAAATGATTGAACCCTATTTAGACGATATTTCGGATGAATATGGTGAAAAGGTGCTGATTGCCCGCGTCGATGTTGATTCCAGTCCCGGAATTGCCATTCGATACGGGGCCCGCAGTATTCCCATGCTGCTTTTTATCAAGAATGGCGAGGTGGTTGATAAACTAATCGGTGCCGTCCCCAAAAAACACGTGTTAAAAAAGTTGACGCCGCTTTTGGACTAATTGAAAGAAAACTGCACATGGAAAAAATGAAGGCTATTTTGGAAAACAGCACCCGAATCGCTGTTGTGGGACTGTCACCGAAGCCGGACCGCCCGAGCAATGACGTGGCCCGTTACCTGATGAGTCAGGGCTATGAAATCATTCCCGTGAATCCCGGGCAGACGGAAATTCTGGGTCAGGTGTGTTATCCGAGTCTGCGGGAGATTCCGGGTCCCGTGGATGTGGTGGACATCTTCCGACGGTCGGAATATGTTGTCCCCATTGTGGAAGAGGCTATTGCCATCGGTGCAAAATATGTTTGGATGCAGGAGGGGATTGTCAATTCTGAAGCCGCTGAATTGGCGGAAAAACACAACATTCCTGTGGTCATGGATTTTTGCATGAAGGTCGCTCACATTATGCTGCACGATGAATTGAAACAAAAATAAATCTGCCGGGTACAAAC contains:
- the trxA gene encoding thioredoxin, with amino-acid sequence MAKVDATDANFEDVVLKSPVPVIVDMWAEWCGPCKMIEPYLDDISDEYGEKVLIARVDVDSSPGIAIRYGARSIPMLLFIKNGEVVDKLIGAVPKKHVLKKLTPLLD
- a CDS encoding CoA-binding protein gives rise to the protein MEKMKAILENSTRIAVVGLSPKPDRPSNDVARYLMSQGYEIIPVNPGQTEILGQVCYPSLREIPGPVDVVDIFRRSEYVVPIVEEAIAIGAKYVWMQEGIVNSEAAELAEKHNIPVVMDFCMKVAHIMLHDELKQK